The Chryseobacterium glaciei DNA window ATGACCGATGATTACTCTTGCATCAGGAACCAACCTTTGGATTAATCCGGCAATATCTTTAAGGTTTTCAATTCTATTATTAATAAAATAAACCTGTCCGTCTCTTTGCAATTCATAAGAAACTGCATCACGAATTATTTCTTCATTAAAACCAACAAGCTGTGTATCTACAGGCTGTCTGTTTGGCGGTGGAGTTTTAATTACCGATAAATCTCGTGCAGCCATCAATGAAAACTGTAATGTTCTCGGAATTGGTGTTGCCGTTAAGGTCAATGTATCAACATTACTTTTTAAAGTCTTCAATTTATCTTTTACCGAAACTCCGAATTTATGCTCTTCATCAATAATTAATAAACCTAAATCTTTAAACTTAACACTTGCGCTTGCCAATTGATGCGTTCCTATTATAATATCGACTTTCCCTTTCTTTAAAGCGTCCAATGTTTCAGATTTTTGTTTTGCCGTTCTGAAACGGTTGACATAATCTACATTTACCGGAAAATCTTTTAACCTTTCTTTAAAACTTCTGTAATGTTGAAAGGCCAAAATCGTTGTTGGAACTAAAATCGCAACCTGCTTCCCATCTGTCGCCGCTTTGAAAGCAGCACGAACAGCAACTTCTGTTTTACCGAAACCTACATCTCCGCAGACTAACCTGTCCATTACAGTATCGGCTTCCATATCTTTTTTTACGTCAATGGTTGCTTTTTCCTGATCGGGAGTATCTTCATAAATAAAACTTGCTTCCAGCTCATTTTGAAGGTAAGAATCTGGTGTAAAAGCGAAACCTTTTGCCGTTTTTCTTTCAGCATATAATCTGATAAGGTCGAAAGCAATCTGTTTTACCTTAGCTTTTGTTTTTTGTTTTAATGATTTCCAGGCGGGCGATCCCAACTTGCTTAGAACAATTTCTTTTCCGTCCGGCCCATTGAATTTTGAAATCTTATGAAGTGAATGAATACTTACATATAATAAGTCTCCATTTTTATAAGTCAGTTTAAAACATTCCTGAATTTTACCGTCATTATTCACCTTTACCAATCCCATGAATTTTCCAATTCCGTGATCGATGTGAGCAATGTAATCTCCAATTTTCAGAGACATCAGATCTTTTAGGGTAAGCTGTTCAGATTTTGCGAAGTTGTTTTTCGCTTTATATCTTTGGTAACGGTCGAATATCTGGTGATCTGTGTAGACCAAAAGCTTGTGGTCGTTATCTACAAATCCTTCATGAAGTTCAGATTTAAAGCTTTTAAAAGGTACTTCATGCTCCAGTTCTTCAAAAATAGATTCGAGTCTTTCTTTTTGCTTTTCTGTAGAGAAAGAAATCCAGGTTTCGAAACCTTCACCTTGTTTCTCTTCTAAATCTTCAATTAATAATTCAAAGTTTTTATGAAAAGTTGGTTGTGAAGTCTGCTCAATTTTAACCTCAGAAATATCTTTTAAACCTTCAATCGAAACACTGCTGAAATCAACTGTTTTAAATTTTTTATAATCAAACAAAAATTCCTGATCAGAAATAAATAATTCCTGTGGCGCTCTGTGAGCTATATCTTTACTTAATGTTTCAAATTTTTCCAGAGACTTTTCGTAGAATGATTTAATTCTCTGAAGTCCTACAACTCCATTTTTAGAAACAACAAAACTCTCTTTCGGCAATAATTGAAGCAAAGAAACTCTGGTTCCTGAAACTGAAAAGTTCATATTGGAAACCAATTGTAATTCTTTAACTTTCTCGATGGAAAGCTGGGTTTCAATATCAAAAGTTTTTATGCTTTCAACCTCATTTCCAAAAAAAGTTACACGGTAAGGCTTTTCGTAAGAATAAGAAAAAACGTCTACAATTCCTCCTCTCACAGAAAATTCGCCCGGTTCGGAAACAAAATCCGTCTGTTGGAAATTGTAATGCGTAAGTAATTCATCCACAAAATCAAAGTCAAGCTGGTCGCCCACTTTGATCTGATGAGAAATTGCTTTAAAATCTTCTTTCTTTAAAACCTTTTCCGATAAAGCCCCGGAATAAGCAACAATAACTTTCGGAGATCTGCCTGAATTTATTTTATTTAGAACCTCAGTTCTTAAAACCAAATTGGCATTCTGCGTTTTTTCAACCTGATAAGGCTCAAGATGAGTTGCAGGGAAATACAAAACCTTCTCTTTTCCCAGCAGATCTTCCAGTTCTGTATTGATGTATAAAGCATCTTCCTTATCATCAACTACATAAAGAATTGTATGTTTTTGCGTTAAGAAAAGTTCTGCTACAAAAATAGAACCCGAAGATCCTGCACTTCCTCTTACAGAAATGTGTTGATTATTTTCCAGTTGAGTAAAAATTTCTTTTCCAAATTCCTTTTTCAGTAAATCCGGAAGAAACTTTTCGTTGATTGTTTTTAACTGCATAAATAGTAATGGTGTAAAACGACAAAAGCGATTTCGGGAGTTTTCCGAAACCGTTTAAGACAACACAAATATAAGGATATTTTTTTCGACAATAAAAAATTGCGGATTACTCAAAATTTAAAATAAATAAGATAAAAATCATTAAATCTTAATTTTTTACTAAAAATTCTAATTAAAAGTTAAACTAATTCTATTATTTCCACTCGGCATAGAATTTGGCTAATCTACCTTACAAAACTCTTAAAGAAATAATATTATGAAAAAAGCAATTAAAATTTTAGGTATCTTTATATTGGTACTTGTCACGGCAATGTCATTCTCATCTTGTAGTGATGATGACGACCCAACAAACAATGATTTCTTCGCAGGAACATACAAGGGAAAGGTATCTTACAAAGATGGAAGTACAGATATTAACACCGACAACGGTAGCGTATTTGTAACAAAAATTGCGAGTGGTACAAAGTATAACTTCGCATTTTCGAACAGTATTCCTGATCTTAATGGGATCGAATTCAATCAAGAAGGTGATCATACATTAGTAATGATAGGATCAAACGGAACTTCTTACATAAGAATTGATAATAACGACTTGAAAATCGTATACATCAAGGATGGTAAAACCTGGACAGCCAACTGTACTCGTTAAACCAACTTTTCATACATATGTTAGGACCTGCTTTCGGAAACGGAAGCAGGTTTTGTTTTTTTAATAAAATACTTTAATATTTTTTTAATCTGTAATAAACTTTAGTTAAGTTTCTAAAAGTGAGTTTCTCAGTCCGATTTTTGCATAACTTTGATTCAAGAAAAACAAATAATACAATTATTATGAAAAAATTAATCACAGCAATGTCAATAGTATTAGGACTAGGATTTGCTACTGCTCAACAAACAGCTCCCGCAGCAGCTACCAAAGCTACTCATCAGGTAACAAAAACGGCTAAAACGGTAGATACAAAAGCTGCAAAAGTAGCAGATACTAAAATGGCAAAGCCTGCAGCTACCTCAACAACAGCTGTTAAAATGAAAAAAGACGGAACTCCTGACAAGAGATATAAAGAAAGTCAACATCTGAAAAAAGATGGTACCCCAGACAAAAGGTATAAGACAAACAAATAAACTCAACTTATAGTTGTTATTTTCATAATCAAATTTCGAAGAACCGATGATACTCATTCATCGGTTTTTTTATTTCATATTTCATTAAAATAGCATCAAATTATTTAGTTATTTATAAATTTGAACCATGTTAAACTTCCTAAAGAAAAATATAGCGCTGTCTTGGGCAAAAAAGCACGTCCGAAAGGCTGAAGAATTCAAGAAAAATGCAGAAAAAAACCAAGAAGATTTGCTTTTATCTTTAATAGAAACAGCAAAAAAAACGCTGTTTGGAAGAGAGCATGATTTTGAAAACATCCATTCTATTCAAGAATTTCAGGAAAAAGTTTCCGTTGCAGACTATGAAGATCTTAAACCTTACATTGAAAGAGTAAAAAAAGGTCAGGCCAATATTTTATGGACAGAAACTCCTGAGTATTTTGCAAAAACTTCTGGAACAACTTCAGGCGCAAAATATATTCCAATTTCTAAGGAAGGAATGCCATTTCAAATTGCCGGAGCTCAAAGCGCGTTATTCCATTATATTGCTCAGAAAAACAGCGCTGATTTTGTAAAAGGAAAAATGATTTTTTTACAGGGAAATCCCGAATTGGAAGAAGTTTTCGGGATAAAAACAGGACGACTTTCAGGAATTGTGGCTCATCACATTCCAAATTATCTTCAAAAAAACCGTTTACCGAGTTTAGAAACCAATATGATTGAAGATTGGGAAACTAAAGTCGATAAAATTGTTGAGGAAACAGAAAAAGAAAACATGACTTTGATCTCTGGAATTCCACCTTGGTTGATCATGTATTTTGAAAAATTAATTGAAAGAAACGGCAAAAAAATCAAACAACTTTTCCCAAACCTTCAACTTATCGTTACCGGCGGAGTTAATTATGAACCTTACCGCGATAAAATGGAAGAATTATTGGGTGGAAAAGTTGATATTATTCAAACATTTCCAGCTTCGGAGGGATTTTTTGCGTTTCAGGACGACTATAAAAAAGAAGGACTTTTACTTTTAACCAATCATGGAATTTTCTATGAATTTATTCCTTTAGAAGAATACGGAAAACCGAATGCGAAAAGATTAACCTTAAAAGAGGTTGAACTTAATAAAGATTATGCTTTAATTTTAACGACAAATTCAGGTTTGTGGGCGTATTCAATTGGTGATGTGGTAAGATTTATTGATAAAAATCCGCACAGAATTTTGGTAAGCGGAAGAACAAAGCATTTCACCTCAGCTTTCGGAGAACATGTGATTGCTTTTGAAGTTGAAGAAGCTATGAAAGCAACCGTAGAAAAATATCCCGCTCAAATCACGGAGTTCCATCTTGCTCCAGAGGTGAATCCTGCGGAAGGACTTCCCTATCATGAATGGTTTATAGAATTTGAAAAAGAGCCGGAAAATTTAGATTTATTTAAAAATGAACTTGATGAACAGCTCAGAAAACGAAATACTTACTATGATGATTTGATCTCAGGAAATATTCTCCAAAAACTTCATATCAGCAGATTAAAAAAGAATGCTTTTCATGAATATGCAAAATCTCAGGGGAAATTGGGCGGTCAAAATAAAACACCAAGACTGGCAAATGACAGAAAAATAGCAGATTTATTAGAAATCTATAAATTTTAAACACATTTTTTTGATTCCGGAAACATATATTCGAAAAAAATTATAAATTTGGAAAACTAAAAAATTAGAATGAAAGCATCTGTACTTTTAAAATCATCTTTGTTAACGTCTTTATTTGTAATTTCTTCTTGTGCAACTACAAAATACTCAGAAGACATTTCTAAGAATAATTATTCTAACCTTGAAGCAGGAAAAATGTATGTGGTTAAAATGAAAGACGGTTCTAAAAATCAAAAAATGTTGTTCCGTAACGTAGATGGCGACAACCTTATTGGTACAGCTGGAAAAAAAGACAGCACAGAGGTTATCATTCCAAAATCTAACGTAGCTTCAGTAAGAGACAGTAGAAAGGCAAGAATTACTGCAGGAGCTGTTGTGATTGGTGCGGCAGGTGTTGCGGCATTGGTTTTAAGTTCTTCAAGAGCTGACTAAAATAGATTTTATCTTTCAGCTTCTATTTGATTTATCATTTAAAAAATCATAATATCACTAGCCTTAAATGAATATTTAGGGCTATTTTTGTGAATGATTTCGTTTACCCCGCTAAAAACATTGCAAAATGTTGAATTCAGGAATCTTCTTACAGGAAGATTTTTTATTGTTTTAGCCTTTAGAATGCTCGCTACTTTACTTGGATGGTGGGTGTATCAATTAACAAAAGATCCGTTTTCCATTGGTTTGATCGGTCTTTCGGAAGTAATTCCGGCCGTAAGCTGTGCTTTGTACGCTGGCCATGTTATTGATATGAATGAAAAAAAGAGGCTTTTACTCATTTGTAATTACGCTTATTTTTTTCTGATCGGATTATTGCTTATTCCGGCTTTTCTGAATGTACAAATGCATTTTACAGGACATCAAATTACCTATTTTATCTACGCTGTTATTTTCTTTACGGGGATTGCAAGAGCTTTTATTGGACCAATCGTTCCTTCGATGATTCCAAAAATTGTTAAAAAAGATAACCTTCCCAATGCTGTAACTTTAAATCAGGCAACTTTCTTAATATCATCTGTTTGCGGACATGCCATTGGAGGATTTCTTATTGGTTATTTTGGAGTAAAATGGACATTAGTTGTTATCATTTCATTAATAATTTTCGCTTCAATATTTTTCTGGCAATTAAAAAAACAATACTCTGAACACAAAAAAGAAGAAGTAAATGTGGTGGAAAGTATGCGTGAAGGAATCTCTTACATCTTTAAAACCAAGGAAATACTAGGTGCATTATGCCTTGATATGTTCGCCGTTCTTTTCGGTGGCGCTGTTGCAATGATCCCTGTATTTGCTACTGATATTCTTAAATCAGGTGCTGAAGGTTTCGGATTATTAAATGCTGCCTCAGATATTGGCTCTATGTGTATTATAATAACTTTATCTATTATTCCGTTAAGAAAAAACCAAGGGAAAGTATTGCTTGGAGTGGTAACGGGATTTGGATTATGCATTATAGGTTTTGGATTATCTCATATGTATTGGCTTTCGTTCATGTTCTTAGTATTAAGCGGAATGCTTGACGGAATTTCGGTAGTGATAAGAGGAACAATTGTTCAGTTGAAAACCCCAGACCACATCAGAGGACGTGTTTTAAGTGTAAATTCTATTTTCATCATGTCGAGCAACGAAATGGGACAGTTTGAAAGTGGAGTTATGGCAAAATTACTAGGAGTAGTGCGCTCTGTAGTGTTTGGAGGAACAATGACGGTGCTTATAGCATTACTTGTGGGAACTACCAATTCTAAGCTTAGAAAAATGCAATATTAAACCAATATACCGCATTTCATTAAATATATAATAAAAACTTTAATTAAACGTTAATAATTTTTTATATTTGCTTTATAAAATTTCCCCTTTATGAAAAAACTTCTACTCATTTTTCTGATACCTTTATGTCAGATATTTTATGCACAAGAAGATTGTGCTACAGCTTTAGCTGTTTGTGGAAACTCAGGGTTTTCCTACACACCTTCCGGATTCGGAACACAGGAGCTTCCAGATGGGAACTGTGGTATTTATGTAGAAAAATACTCTGTTTGGTATAAATTTACAATTGCCACAGCAGGAACTCTAACTTTTGTAATTACTCCTTTAACAACAGCAGCAACAGATTATGACTTTTACGTTTGGGGACCAAATGTGAATTGTGCTACTAAAGGAAACACTATTAGATGCTCGACTCCCTATACAAGCGGGGCTACAGGTCTTAATATGACTTCAACAGATTTATATGATGGTGCCGGAACATCCGGTAACGGAGACGAATGGGTAAAATACATGGACGTTTTACCGGGTCAGACGTATTACCTTTTAGTAAATAACTATTCAGCTAATACCAACGGATTCTCTTTAACTTGGGGTGGAACAGCTACTTTGGCTTCTCCATTTAATGATCCTGCTCTTACTCCCAACCCGTTTATAGCACCTGGAACGCCTAACGCAAACCCGGCAAATCCAAATGAGGTAATTGTTTGTACAAGTCCTGCAGTTTTTGATTTCAGTACTTTATCAGCGGGTATCGTTAATAACAATCCAAACTTTACTGTAACTTATCATACATCTCAAAATGATGCATTGTCTGGAGCGAGTCCAATCGTAACACCAATTACAGTTAACACAACAACGACGTACTATTACAGCATCCATTATACGGATCCTACAAACCCTGCTAACCCGATCAACTCCTGTAGGCAGATAGGTACGTTTAAATTTAAACTCGGAAATATTACTGCTAATGATGTTACAATGAATGCTTGTAACAACAATAATGCAGGTATTGCAACATATGATCTTACTTCTACAGCTTTAGCCGTATTGAATGATCCTACTGCGACCCAGAAGTATTACCCGACAATGGCAGATCTTAATGCAGGAACTAATGAAATTACAAATCCTGCGAACTATGTATCTTCAACAGGTGTAGTGTATGTAAAAGTAACAACTCCTCAGGGTTGTGCCGATACCGCTACGATAACATTGAACTTCTTCCCGGTTGTCATTGTAAATGATGCAACATTAAGAGCTTGTTTTATTGAAACGAATCCTTCAACAGGTTTATTCAATCTTACCAACGCTTCGGTTACAACACAAGGAGGTATAACTAAAAAATATTATCCATCTTTAACAGATGCAATAAACGGTACAAATGAAATTAACCCTACAACGGCAGCGGCATATATCGCTCCAAATGGTGTAATTTACATTAAAGTAACAAACGGAAACAACTGTTACGCTATAGCTAAGGTGACTCTAATTGTAATTCCTCCAGTTTATTCTACGGTGTTACAAGACAAGATCATCTGTATGGAAGACAAGACTACACTAGATGCAGGTCCAGGATTCAATGCATACGAATGGAGCACAGGAGCTACCACTCAATCTATCAGCAACGTAGGGGTTGGAACTTATTGGGTGAAATTGAAAACAGGAGACTGTACAGCAATTCAAACGGTTAAAATTTATCCTTCTGAGCAACCTGTAATCTCTACAATTGATATTTCAACTACTACTGTTACAGTGTATGTTGTGGCTGGAACTGCTCCATATAAATATTCAATGGACAATATCAACTGGCAAGATTCTAACGTTTTCGCCAATGTACCAAGAGGTAACAATACGGTATATGTAAAAGATTCATACGACTGTGAGCCTATTCATGTTGAAATTGTAGTTCCAAATCTTATCAACGTGATCACTCCAAACGGAGATGGTGTAAATGATGTGATTGATTATTCTGCATTAGCAAATAAGCAAAATCTTATATTCAACATTTTTGACAGATACGGAACTAAGATCTTCCAGGCTGACAAAACGAATGGCTATAAATGGGACGGTACTTCCAATGGTGGTAAAAAAGTTCCTACAGGAAATTACTGGTACTCTGTGACGTGGAATGAGACTGATAAAAAAAGCACTCCTTTCAAATACT harbors:
- a CDS encoding MFS transporter; the encoded protein is MISFTPLKTLQNVEFRNLLTGRFFIVLAFRMLATLLGWWVYQLTKDPFSIGLIGLSEVIPAVSCALYAGHVIDMNEKKRLLLICNYAYFFLIGLLLIPAFLNVQMHFTGHQITYFIYAVIFFTGIARAFIGPIVPSMIPKIVKKDNLPNAVTLNQATFLISSVCGHAIGGFLIGYFGVKWTLVVIISLIIFASIFFWQLKKQYSEHKKEEVNVVESMREGISYIFKTKEILGALCLDMFAVLFGGAVAMIPVFATDILKSGAEGFGLLNAASDIGSMCIIITLSIIPLRKNQGKVLLGVVTGFGLCIIGFGLSHMYWLSFMFLVLSGMLDGISVVIRGTIVQLKTPDHIRGRVLSVNSIFIMSSNEMGQFESGVMAKLLGVVRSVVFGGTMTVLIALLVGTTNSKLRKMQY
- the mfd gene encoding transcription-repair coupling factor is translated as MQLKTINEKFLPDLLKKEFGKEIFTQLENNQHISVRGSAGSSGSIFVAELFLTQKHTILYVVDDKEDALYINTELEDLLGKEKVLYFPATHLEPYQVEKTQNANLVLRTEVLNKINSGRSPKVIVAYSGALSEKVLKKEDFKAISHQIKVGDQLDFDFVDELLTHYNFQQTDFVSEPGEFSVRGGIVDVFSYSYEKPYRVTFFGNEVESIKTFDIETQLSIEKVKELQLVSNMNFSVSGTRVSLLQLLPKESFVVSKNGVVGLQRIKSFYEKSLEKFETLSKDIAHRAPQELFISDQEFLFDYKKFKTVDFSSVSIEGLKDISEVKIEQTSQPTFHKNFELLIEDLEEKQGEGFETWISFSTEKQKERLESIFEELEHEVPFKSFKSELHEGFVDNDHKLLVYTDHQIFDRYQRYKAKNNFAKSEQLTLKDLMSLKIGDYIAHIDHGIGKFMGLVKVNNDGKIQECFKLTYKNGDLLYVSIHSLHKISKFNGPDGKEIVLSKLGSPAWKSLKQKTKAKVKQIAFDLIRLYAERKTAKGFAFTPDSYLQNELEASFIYEDTPDQEKATIDVKKDMEADTVMDRLVCGDVGFGKTEVAVRAAFKAATDGKQVAILVPTTILAFQHYRSFKERLKDFPVNVDYVNRFRTAKQKSETLDALKKGKVDIIIGTHQLASASVKFKDLGLLIIDEEHKFGVSVKDKLKTLKSNVDTLTLTATPIPRTLQFSLMAARDLSVIKTPPPNRQPVDTQLVGFNEEIIRDAVSYELQRDGQVYFINNRIENLKDIAGLIQRLVPDARVIIGHGQMEGKQLEKNVLDFMEGKYDVLVSTTIVESGVDVPNANTIFINDAQRFGMADLHQMRGRVGRSNRKAFCYLITPPYDMMTADARKRLEAIEQFSDLGSGFQIAMKDLEIRGAGDLLGAEQSGFINEMGFETYQKLMQEALEELKDDKDFEDLFDNEEDRNKLFKSVKDVNIDTDLELMLPDFYISNTEERLLLYQKLAEIGNEADLQKFETELIDRFGNLPNEAINLLKSVALKWLASDIGFEKIVMKNGVFLGYFPANPQDKFYQTSKFKNIINYLTLNPAEAQLKEKVSKDGNHLMMRKDSIINVDEVNYLLRSILKNEN
- a CDS encoding GH3 auxin-responsive promoter family protein; the encoded protein is MLNFLKKNIALSWAKKHVRKAEEFKKNAEKNQEDLLLSLIETAKKTLFGREHDFENIHSIQEFQEKVSVADYEDLKPYIERVKKGQANILWTETPEYFAKTSGTTSGAKYIPISKEGMPFQIAGAQSALFHYIAQKNSADFVKGKMIFLQGNPELEEVFGIKTGRLSGIVAHHIPNYLQKNRLPSLETNMIEDWETKVDKIVEETEKENMTLISGIPPWLIMYFEKLIERNGKKIKQLFPNLQLIVTGGVNYEPYRDKMEELLGGKVDIIQTFPASEGFFAFQDDYKKEGLLLLTNHGIFYEFIPLEEYGKPNAKRLTLKEVELNKDYALILTTNSGLWAYSIGDVVRFIDKNPHRILVSGRTKHFTSAFGEHVIAFEVEEAMKATVEKYPAQITEFHLAPEVNPAEGLPYHEWFIEFEKEPENLDLFKNELDEQLRKRNTYYDDLISGNILQKLHISRLKKNAFHEYAKSQGKLGGQNKTPRLANDRKIADLLEIYKF
- a CDS encoding gliding motility-associated C-terminal domain-containing protein, which encodes MKKLLLIFLIPLCQIFYAQEDCATALAVCGNSGFSYTPSGFGTQELPDGNCGIYVEKYSVWYKFTIATAGTLTFVITPLTTAATDYDFYVWGPNVNCATKGNTIRCSTPYTSGATGLNMTSTDLYDGAGTSGNGDEWVKYMDVLPGQTYYLLVNNYSANTNGFSLTWGGTATLASPFNDPALTPNPFIAPGTPNANPANPNEVIVCTSPAVFDFSTLSAGIVNNNPNFTVTYHTSQNDALSGASPIVTPITVNTTTTYYYSIHYTDPTNPANPINSCRQIGTFKFKLGNITANDVTMNACNNNNAGIATYDLTSTALAVLNDPTATQKYYPTMADLNAGTNEITNPANYVSSTGVVYVKVTTPQGCADTATITLNFFPVVIVNDATLRACFIETNPSTGLFNLTNASVTTQGGITKKYYPSLTDAINGTNEINPTTAAAYIAPNGVIYIKVTNGNNCYAIAKVTLIVIPPVYSTVLQDKIICMEDKTTLDAGPGFNAYEWSTGATTQSISNVGVGTYWVKLKTGDCTAIQTVKIYPSEQPVISTIDISTTTVTVYVVAGTAPYKYSMDNINWQDSNVFANVPRGNNTVYVKDSYDCEPIHVEIVVPNLINVITPNGDGVNDVIDYSALANKQNLIFNIFDRYGTKIFQADKTNGYKWDGTSNGGKKVPTGNYWYSVTWNETDKKSTPFKYSGWVMVKNRE